GGCGGTGCCCAGTCCCCGGTCGCCGCGGCGGGTGGCCGGCCAGGCCGCGATCAGGCCGATCAGGAAGGCGGCGGTGAGCGTCAGCAGGGCGCTCGGCCAGTAGATCCCGCCGTACGTGGTGGCCGCGCCGGTCTCGGTGAACTGCCAGCTGGTCAGGTAGGTGTCCAGGTCCCGGCCGCTGGTCAGCTCGGCGACCACGCCGGCGATGGCCAGGGCCCAGAGCCAGGCGGCGGTGCCCAGCAGGTTGGCGGCCACCGGAGCCGACGAGACCGCCCAGAACGCCACCACCATGCCGATGAGCAGGCCGATCAGTGCGTAGCCGACGGCCACCAGCTGGGGTGAGTGGGAGAACAGGTGGTGCGCGGGGGCGGCGGATCGGGCCGGCAGGGCGACCAGCGCCACCGAGACCAGTGCCCCCAGACCGGCGGACGCGGCGAGTGCCAGGCGCCACAGCAGGCGCCAGCGGCCGGGCCGGTCGGGGCGGAGCCGGCCGGCGATCACCGCGCCCAGCACTGTGGCACTCGCGGTGATCCAGGTCGCCCAGCCGAGGCTGTTGAGCCAGGTGCTGTCGGCGGCCGCGGTGGTGGCCGGCCATTCGATGACGCCCAGGCCGTAGCCGAGACCCAGTTGTGCCGCACCGGCGCCCGCGGCTGTCCCGGCCGCGGCGGCGGTCTGTGCTGTCCAGCCCTTGTCGGCCATGCGCGCACTGTACTGGCCACCACCGATGTCCGCGACATACCCATCCTGGTCAGAGCGAGGATGGCGTTGCGTGTGCGTCTCCCCTGGGTACTTCAAGATTCGGTACCTTGACGCTGCGACGAGTGTGGGTGTACGGAGCGGAAGGAGCGGCGATGCCGGACGAGCGCCAGCCGGGCCCGGACGAGACACGTCCGATGCCGGCCGTGGACGAGACCGCCGCCGACGCCACCCAGGTGGGACCGGGCCCGTCGCCCGGTGCCACCCGATCGGGGGACGCCGCGGCGGCCTCGACCCGGCCGATGTCGCCGGTGGGCGACTGGGATCCGGACCCGCGCGGCGCTGACGACGCCGCCTGGACCGGTCGCGCCGCGGTACGGCCACCCGGCCCGGACGAGAACGGTTACGCCGACGGCGACTGGAGCATCGTCGCGCCCGAGGAGGAGGCGACCGGCCGCTGGTGGATGCCGATCGTGGTCGGCATCGTCGGGGTGACGCTGCTCGCCCTGCTCGCCACCGGCATCTATCTGATCGTGCGGAACTCCCGAGCCGGCGTGGACACGCCGCAGCCGACCCCGACCCAGACGGTCACTCGGACCGTGACCACCGCGGCGACCACCGAACCCACCACCGCGGCGACGACCGAGCCGACGTTCAGCGCGGTGCCGACCACCGAGCCGGCGGCGACCGAGGCGACCGTGCCGGCGCTGCGCGGCATGCCGGTGAACGACGCGAAGGCCGCGCTGGCCAGGTCAGGTCTGAGCTATCGGGTGATCCTCCGGCCGAGCGACGCGGAGCCGGGCACGGTGATCGACAGTGATCCGCCCGAGGGCCAGGTGGTCCCGGCGGACACCCGGATCACCCTCGTCGTCGCGGCCGAGCGGACCGACGGCCCGGCCACGGCGACGACGGTGCCGACCGGGGGCGCCACCACCGGGCCCTGAGCATCGGCGCCGGTCACTGGTCGCCGGGTCGGCTAGCGGTGCGCCCGGGCCGATCGAGCGGGAGCCGTACTCGGCCGCGCGGCGGGCTGACGGGCGTTGCGGGCTCGCGGATCCGGGGCCTTGCCGACCGGACGCAAGCCGTTGACCTGTACGAAGATGGAGCGGCGTTCCACGGCGTCACCGGCCGAGTTGAGCTCGTAACCGTCGAGCCAGACCCAGCCCTCGTACGTCGGCCAATCGTGTACCCGGATGACCCGGAACAGCATCGGTGATGCGAATTGGACGCTCGCCGCTTTCGTCACGTGGAGGACATCACCGGACCGAGGAAGTAGCACGTCATCTCCTGCCCTGAGATTCGTTGCCGGATGGTTTAGCGGGATTGACTTGTGACACAGATGCACCAGTCTGCCCGGCTCATGCACCTTTGCAAGCCTTCGACAGTGCCAACCATCGAAGCGAGTTGCGGAACGTCACCATCGCCGATCCCGCCACCCTGTCTCGGGCGGAAGCCCACGTCGGACCTCATATGGCTCGGCGCCCCATGTCGGACGTCGCTTTGGTGTGTTTCGTCGGACTTGGCGGCCTCACTCAAGAACGTTGCGTGATGCAAGCCATACGGAAAGATTGCACCACCAGTGTCGTCGATGCAAGTTGCATGTCCCTCTTCGGTGATCGTCCGTGATCATGGCGTCTCGCTAGGTGATCTAGATGCTTTCGCTGGTAGTGCCAATGTGTACCAAATTTGCCGCATGATCCACATTGTTAGGAGCAATTCGGACAATAACCGTTAAACCCTGACAATCACTGTCCAAACGCCACTGAGCTGCCAGGATCCAACTTGTCCAATGGGATTACCCCGTTCGGAGAACCTCAACCGTCGCGCGCGTCCCGGCGTACCCACGGTCGTTACTGCATTCAGAACGGTCCCATCGATCTTTTGGTGGGGCTCGATGGAGGCGGATCGGACGGCTCCGTATCCCGCCGAGATCGGTACTCACCCCCGACATGAGGAGCGATCGTGGAATTCGAGGTCAAAGGCCTGCGGATCGATCTGAGCCAGGCGCAGTGGTTCAAGAGCACCCGCAGTGGGGCAGACAGCGACAACTGTGTTGAAGTGGCGTTCGTCGACGACGCCATCGCCGTACGCGACTCCAAGAACCCGGCCGGTCCGGCGCTCATCTTCACGCAGGCCGAGTGGGACGCCTTCGTCGGCGGCGCCAAGGACGGCGAGTTCGACCTCTAACCCGCGGTCCGATCCTTCAAAGCCTTCCGCGTCGGCGCCCTGACCTGCGCCGACGCGTCGGCTGTGACCATTTGCCCGATTTTTCCGTCGCCTCGAGCGGCGCGCCTCGTTGAATGTTCCAAGCGCGGACCGGACCGCGCTGACCGGCCGGGACGAATCCTCCACGAGGCAAGGCAGTGACATGACGATTGGTTCGGAGAACCTCAGCAACGGCTCGGCGACGGCGCAGGACCGATTCAGCGGGGGCGTGAGCGCGTACCGGCAGGGCCGGCGCGATGCGCTGAGCGGCGACCACAGCGACGGCGAACTCCTGTCGCGCGGCAGTTCGGGTCTGCCGACCCGCTCGCCCGGACGCTCGCACAGCATCGAGCCGACCAGCGCGCTGGATCGGGCGGCCAAGCTGCCCTCGCTCGACCTGCAGGGCCTGACCGAGCCGGTCTTCACGTCGAGCTGGACCGACGCCCCGGCGAATGCCTCGATGGCCGACCACCCGCTGCTCCGCGGCCTGCTCCTGGAGCTGCCGGCCCGCGGCACCTTGCCGCAGTCCGACTGGCTGGACCGCTGGTTCGAGGCGGCCCGCTCCATCCTGGAGCTGCTCTACGTGCAAGAGGCGAAGAAGCAGCACTGAGCTGCCGAATCTCAAGAGACGGATGACTCGGATCCGCGCTGATCACTGATCGTCGCTCCCGCCGGGGACCCTTCCGGTCTGAGCGGCTGCGCGAATTGAGGATCAAATGCCCGATGACTCGGACCCGCGCTGATCACCGATCGTCGCTCCCGCCAGGGACCCTTCCGGTCTGAGCTGGCCGCTGCGCGTCCAGAGCGCTCAGCCCGCAAGGGCGACGTCCGTGGGTGGTCACGGAGCCGAGAACCAACCCCCCGGTATCGTCGCTGCCCTGTCCACAGCCTGCCCGTCGCCACACCGACGATCCCGGCACACCGTTGTCGCGGTGGCCGGTGGTGCCGGCGGGCATCGTTGGTCGGCGGGCGGTGGCGCGGCCGTCGTGGGTCAGCGGGCGTTAGCGCGGGACGTCGTTGGTCGGTGGGCGGTGGCGCGGGGGGCGTTGGTCAGCGGGCGGTGGCGCGGACGCGCTCGCGGGCGTGGCTGATGGGGGCCAGGACCAGTGGGGCCAGGCGGCTGTGGCGCAGGACGGCGCGGACGCCGATCGCCACGACGGCCGCCGCGACCAGGGTGAGCGCGACGCCGGCGAGGCCGGGGAAACCCGTGGTGGCCGGCACGCCGTCGCCGGGCAACTGGACCAGACCGGCCGCGAGCGGCAGGCCCACCACCGCGGCCAGGCCGGCCACCTGCAACGGCGCGGCGATCAGCGGGTGCGCCGCGGCGGCGCGCAGTGCCGGTGGCACGGGGGCCAGCGGGGCGGTCGCGAAGGCGCCCGCGCCGCGACGCACCCAGCTCAGCCGGCGCAGCCCGGCGGTCAGCACGATCAGTGCCGGCAGGGCCGGCAGCAACGCCGCCGTGGGCGCCGCCGAGACGCCCGGGGTCAGCGCGGTGACCGTCGGCACCGCGACGAAGATCCCCGCTCCGGCGGCGATCAGACCGGTGAGCAGCCGGGCCCGGCGACGCATGAGCAGCGCGGTGCCGGCCGTCGAGAGCCCGTCGGCCAGGAGTCCGGCGGCGAGCCAGACGGCGGCGAGAGTGCCGATCAGTGTCACGTCCACAACGGTGTCCACATCGACAGCGTTCACCTGCCGCGCACGCGGCGAAACCGGGATATGCCCCCAGCGCCGACCCTTAGGGGCCGCTTTCAGTCCCGAGGGTAGTCAGTCGATCACGCGCCGCCGCCGACCGATGCGCCTATGTGGACGAACCGGCCGGCAACGGTGTGACCAGCGCCGCACTGTCGGCTGCCGGACGCTGATGATCAGCCCGTGAGCCGCGCGGCCGCCGGCGGTCGGGTCAGACCGCGAAGCCGCGGACCGGCTCGCCGGTCGGCGCCGCCGGGGTGGCCTTCCACAGCCCGGTCTTCTGCGCGGCCAGCCGGGACAGGTAGGCCGGGTTCAGCAGTACGTACCGCTTCCACAGGCGCTTCGGCTCCAGGCCGAGGCGCCACAGCCACTCCAGCGCGTATTTCTGCATCCACGCGGGCGGGTTCTTCAGCAGGCCGGCGTGGTAGTCGAAGGCGGCACCGACGGCCAGCAGCGGCATGTCCAGCAGCGGCCGCATCGCGTAGGTGAACACCTCCTGCCGCGGGCAGCCCAGACCGACCAGCACGATCCGCGCCCCGGACGCCTTGATCCGCTCGGCGATCTCCGCCTCCTCGCCCGGGTTCGCACCGCGGAACTTGGAGGCCTCCACCCCGGCGATCTTCAGGGCCGGGAACATCCCGAGCAGCGCCGGCACCAGGCGGTCCAGGGTCGGCTGGGTCGAGCCGTACAGGTAGATCGGCAGGCCCTCGGCGGCGGCCCGCTCGACCACCTTGAGGGTCAGCGTCGGCCCGTAGACCCGGTCGGTCAGCCCGGCCCCGTGCAGCAGGTTCAGCGCCCAGCGGACCGGCTGCCCGTCCGGGGTCACCAGGTCGAAGGAGTTCAGCCGGGCCTCGTGGGCCGGATCCTGCACCCCGGTCATCACCCCGTGCACGGCCAGCGCGGTGACCGCGAACGGCCGCCCCTCGCGAGCCGCCGCGATGATCCGCTCGGTGGCCGACGCGTAGTCCGTCGCATCCACCAGCACCCCAAGGACGTTGCGCTTCCCCTGGTCAACCCCAGCAGGCACAGCGGACACGACCACACCCCACGCTCAGACGGAACTTCCACCCAACAGGCGGGCGAGCATACCGCCGCCCACAACTTCACCCAATCGTTGACTCACACCCCCGAGACAACGTCTCGGACGTAAGCCCCCGGCGTACCGAAAAAGATCTTGATCAAAGATGGCGAAGCCGGAAGGGCGAGCCCCGACCACAACCGACCGTGACCCTCGCCACCCGCCGCGCCCACCGTGACGCGGGGTTTCCGGGGGCCTCGGCCCCCGGGGCAGATATGACGAGAGGCCCCCCGTTCGCGCTTTCCGCGAACAGAGGGCCCCCGGCCTCTTGTGGGGATGGGGGGAGTTGAACCCCCACGTCCTTTCGGACACACGGACCTGAACCGTGCGCGTCTGCCATTCCGCCACATCCCCATGTGACTTGGTCGCCTAAGATCATATAACTGGTCTCGGTGACCTTTGAAACCGCCCCCTGCGGGGCTGTTTCTGGTTACTGCCTGCGACAGACTACGCTGTCGCACGTTACCAAGCGAGTTGAGTACCAAGCGAGTTGATATCGCCCCGCGACGGAGGAAACACTAGCACGGCGCCGTGGGGCGTCATACGAGGGTCAGAAGTGCCGGCTGCTCTTGGGCTACAGATGCACAAGCGGCGGCCGGATACCATCATGTCCTCGGAACCCGAGGAGGAGCCGGTGAGCGTGCTGCAGCGCTTTGAGAAGCGATTGGAAGGCCTGGTCGAGGGGGCCTTCGCGAAGGTGTTCAAGGGTGTCGTGCACCCAGTGGAGATCCTGAATGCCATGCAGCGGGAGGCCGAGGCACACAAGGCGATCCTTGCTGGTGGCCGCACCCTCGTGCCGAACCGCTACGTGATCGACCTGTCGCCCTACGACCATGGTCGTCTGGCGCCCTACGCGGCTGCCCTGGCGCAGGAGCTGGCCCAGTCGCAGGCCGAGTTCATCGGCGAGCAGGCCTGGACGGTCTACGGCGACGTGATCGTCGAGATCGAGCGGGGCGACGGCCTGGACACCGGGATGTTCCGGGTGACCGCGGAGGTCTACACCGGTGGCGAGGTCGCCCCGGTGCAGCAGCCGGCCTACGACGCCGGCCCGCAGTACTCGCCCTATGACCAGCACGGCGGTCACGGTGGTTACCCGCCGCCGCACGGTGGTCACGGTGGCCCGCGCAGCGTCGGCCTGGTCTCCGGTGACGGCCGGACCTACCCGTTGCAGATGGGCTCGACCGTGATCGGCCGAGGCGACCAGGCGAACCTGCGGCTGCCGGACGTCGGCATCTCCCGCCGGCACGCCCGGCTGGACTACGACGGCAACCAGGTGGTGCTGACCGATCTCGGCTCGACGAACGGGACGATGGTCAACGGCCAGCGCGTCTCCGCCGTGGCGCTGAACCCGGGCGACATGATCCAGCTGGGGACGACCACGCTGACCTTCCGAGTGGACGGCTAGCGGCGTTGCCCGAATTCGTCCTCACCGTCGCCCGGTTCGGCTTCCTGATCCTGCTGTGGATCTTCGTGTTCAC
This window of the Actinoplanes oblitus genome carries:
- a CDS encoding FhaA domain-containing protein; the encoded protein is MSSEPEEEPVSVLQRFEKRLEGLVEGAFAKVFKGVVHPVEILNAMQREAEAHKAILAGGRTLVPNRYVIDLSPYDHGRLAPYAAALAQELAQSQAEFIGEQAWTVYGDVIVEIERGDGLDTGMFRVTAEVYTGGEVAPVQQPAYDAGPQYSPYDQHGGHGGYPPPHGGHGGPRSVGLVSGDGRTYPLQMGSTVIGRGDQANLRLPDVGISRRHARLDYDGNQVVLTDLGSTNGTMVNGQRVSAVALNPGDMIQLGTTTLTFRVDG
- a CDS encoding WecB/TagA/CpsF family glycosyltransferase encodes the protein MPAGVDQGKRNVLGVLVDATDYASATERIIAAAREGRPFAVTALAVHGVMTGVQDPAHEARLNSFDLVTPDGQPVRWALNLLHGAGLTDRVYGPTLTLKVVERAAAEGLPIYLYGSTQPTLDRLVPALLGMFPALKIAGVEASKFRGANPGEEAEIAERIKASGARIVLVGLGCPRQEVFTYAMRPLLDMPLLAVGAAFDYHAGLLKNPPAWMQKYALEWLWRLGLEPKRLWKRYVLLNPAYLSRLAAQKTGLWKATPAAPTGEPVRGFAV
- a CDS encoding Stk1 family PASTA domain-containing Ser/Thr kinase, which codes for MPDERQPGPDETRPMPAVDETAADATQVGPGPSPGATRSGDAAAASTRPMSPVGDWDPDPRGADDAAWTGRAAVRPPGPDENGYADGDWSIVAPEEEATGRWWMPIVVGIVGVTLLALLATGIYLIVRNSRAGVDTPQPTPTQTVTRTVTTAATTEPTTAATTEPTFSAVPTTEPAATEATVPALRGMPVNDAKAALARSGLSYRVILRPSDAEPGTVIDSDPPEGQVVPADTRITLVVAAERTDGPATATTVPTGGATTGP
- a CDS encoding Hansenula MRAKII killer toxin-resistant protein 1, producing MADKGWTAQTAAAAGTAAGAGAAQLGLGYGLGVIEWPATTAAADSTWLNSLGWATWITASATVLGAVIAGRLRPDRPGRWRLLWRLALAASAGLGALVSVALVALPARSAAPAHHLFSHSPQLVAVGYALIGLLIGMVVAFWAVSSAPVAANLLGTAAWLWALAIAGVVAELTSGRDLDTYLTSWQFTETGAATTYGGIYWPSALLTLTAAFLIGLIAAWPATRRGDRGLGTATSGAVGPLLVALAFLALAPLLTKATGPLQSAYLIAPYAVLAGLGGSALIVALGGTGRSRAGATPSTSPPELGPAPAARPDDSASAAVAAKPADRVVPKPAPAPETPGAEPASPPAEPAEPGGRRGWALFGKRRADESVAATVVAAPAPRKPRPKKAEPAGAAFDPELAAAARPAKSPAKRAAAGKDTTARSTITPPPANPPVARINPED
- a CDS encoding DUF397 domain-containing protein, producing MEFEVKGLRIDLSQAQWFKSTRSGADSDNCVEVAFVDDAIAVRDSKNPAGPALIFTQAEWDAFVGGAKDGEFDL